One part of the Vibrio palustris genome encodes these proteins:
- a CDS encoding SanA/YdcF family protein, which translates to MQLGIFLSKCWVVIRRILIWGLLSLLILCACLIGNDRWIAWQTRDNIIYDINDVSHFQVGVVLGTSKYLGKILNVYYANRIDAAIKLYHQGKLSGFLLSGDNAHRSYNEPWTMKRDLLKSGIPDDKIYLDYAGFRTLDSIVRAKRIFAEDHFLIITQGFHCERALYIAQYHDINAKCLAVPGPVHHSGYTVRLREVLARAKAMFDLYIMDTQPKFLGPKHPIELRNSAVSAAAS; encoded by the coding sequence ATGCAACTTGGCATTTTCCTATCAAAGTGCTGGGTTGTTATTCGCCGAATTCTTATTTGGGGACTATTGAGTCTTCTTATACTGTGTGCCTGTTTAATCGGGAATGACCGATGGATAGCATGGCAGACTCGAGACAATATTATTTATGACATTAATGATGTCTCACACTTCCAAGTGGGCGTGGTTCTTGGCACGAGTAAATATTTAGGGAAAATATTGAATGTGTATTACGCCAACCGAATTGATGCCGCGATCAAACTGTATCACCAAGGTAAATTATCAGGCTTTTTGCTGAGTGGCGATAACGCTCACCGCTCTTATAATGAACCGTGGACGATGAAACGCGACCTACTCAAGTCCGGCATCCCAGACGATAAAATCTACCTCGATTATGCAGGCTTTCGTACGCTCGACTCCATCGTACGTGCGAAACGTATCTTTGCAGAAGATCATTTCCTTATTATCACGCAAGGCTTTCATTGTGAGCGTGCACTTTATATCGCTCAATATCATGATATTAATGCAAAATGCCTTGCCGTCCCCGGCCCTGTCCATCACTCTGGCTATACTGTGCGACTCAGAGAAGTGTTAGCGCGAGCTAAAGCGATGTTTGATTTATATATCATGGACACACAGCCAAAATTTTTAGGCCCCAAGCATCCTATAGAATTAAGGAACTCGGCCGTTTCGGCGGCGGCCTCTTAA
- a CDS encoding DUF2797 domain-containing protein, producing the protein MSFTGTGVLKKMHANLDTVTEYRLPVGDQFIELNALIGTQLRLEHTGNIFCSACGKKTKKSYAQGHCFPCMRKLASCDMCIMKPEQCHYDQGTCREPEWGEKNCMVDHFVYLSNTSGLKVGITRHTQIPTRWIDQGAMQGLPIFKVKTRQISGLLEVELAKHIADKTNWRTLLKTDATPMSLSDHFVELRPLLDEKIAELRARFGDDAIEELHAETTDIQYPVEHYPSKIVSHNFDKNPVVEGTLQGIKGQYLIFDTGVINVRKFTSYEVNVMTV; encoded by the coding sequence ATGTCTTTTACTGGAACCGGTGTATTAAAAAAAATGCACGCCAACCTAGACACGGTAACAGAATATCGCTTGCCTGTCGGAGACCAATTCATTGAGCTTAATGCACTGATTGGAACCCAATTGCGTCTTGAACACACTGGCAATATTTTTTGCAGCGCATGTGGCAAAAAAACCAAAAAAAGTTATGCACAAGGCCACTGCTTTCCTTGTATGAGAAAACTCGCTAGCTGTGATATGTGCATAATGAAACCAGAGCAATGCCACTACGATCAAGGTACCTGTCGTGAGCCTGAGTGGGGTGAGAAAAATTGCATGGTCGATCATTTCGTCTATCTCTCCAATACCTCTGGATTAAAAGTTGGAATTACTCGTCATACGCAAATCCCAACGCGTTGGATTGATCAAGGCGCGATGCAAGGACTGCCTATATTCAAAGTAAAGACCCGCCAAATTTCAGGGCTGCTCGAAGTCGAATTAGCCAAGCATATCGCCGATAAAACCAATTGGAGAACACTGTTAAAAACAGATGCCACTCCCATGTCATTGAGCGACCACTTTGTTGAGTTACGTCCGCTCCTCGATGAAAAAATTGCGGAACTCCGTGCCCGTTTTGGCGATGATGCGATTGAAGAGTTACATGCTGAAACCACCGATATCCAATACCCGGTTGAGCATTACCCGAGCAAGATTGTCTCGCATAACTTTGATAAAAACCCAGTTGTAGAAGGGACCTTGCAAGGTATCAAAGGCCAATATTTGATTTTTGATACTGGCGTCATCAACGTCCGTAAATTCACGTCATATGAAGTCAATGTTATGACAGTATAA
- the trxB gene encoding thioredoxin-disulfide reductase: MSEVKHAQLLILGSGPAGYTAAVYAARANLNPVLVTGMQQGGQLTTTTEVENWPGDPTDLTGPGLMDRMKEHAEKFNTEILFDHVNRVDFSQRPFRLFGDSTEYTCDALIISTGASAKYLGLDSEEAFKGRGVSACATCDGFFYRNQKVAVVGGGNTAVEEALYLSNIASEVHMIHRRETFRAEKILIDRLYEKVAAGKIILHTNRTLDEVLGDDMGVTGVRMKETHSDSTEDLEVMGAFIAIGHQPNTGIFADQLEMNNGYIVVKSGLNGNATQTSIDGIYAAGDVMDHNYRQAITSAGTGCMAALDAERYLDSLTNK, encoded by the coding sequence ATGAGTGAAGTAAAACATGCACAATTATTAATTCTTGGTTCAGGACCTGCTGGTTATACCGCAGCGGTATACGCAGCTCGCGCGAACCTTAATCCTGTTCTCGTCACCGGGATGCAACAAGGCGGCCAATTAACCACGACGACTGAAGTGGAAAACTGGCCAGGCGATCCAACTGACCTTACCGGCCCTGGTTTGATGGATCGTATGAAAGAACATGCCGAGAAATTCAATACTGAAATTCTTTTTGATCATGTTAACCGTGTTGATTTTTCGCAGCGCCCTTTCCGTTTATTTGGCGATAGCACTGAATACACATGTGATGCATTAATTATCTCAACCGGTGCCTCAGCGAAGTACTTAGGCCTAGATTCAGAAGAGGCATTCAAAGGCCGTGGGGTTTCAGCCTGTGCAACATGTGACGGCTTCTTTTACCGTAATCAAAAAGTGGCTGTTGTCGGTGGTGGTAACACCGCCGTTGAAGAAGCATTGTATCTTTCCAACATCGCTTCTGAAGTGCACATGATTCACCGCCGTGAAACCTTCCGTGCCGAGAAAATCCTAATTGACCGACTCTACGAGAAAGTTGCCGCGGGTAAAATTATTCTACATACCAATCGCACACTTGATGAAGTACTCGGCGATGACATGGGTGTGACAGGCGTAAGAATGAAAGAGACCCACTCTGACTCAACCGAAGATCTCGAGGTAATGGGAGCATTCATCGCCATTGGTCATCAACCTAATACTGGCATTTTTGCCGATCAGCTTGAAATGAACAATGGTTACATTGTGGTGAAGTCAGGCCTGAACGGTAATGCCACCCAAACCAGCATCGACGGTATTTATGCCGCCGGTGATGTGATGGATCATAACTACCGTCAAGCAATCACCTCTGCGGGCACAGGTTGTATGGCTGCATTAGATGCTGAACGTTATTTAGATAGCCTTACTAATAAGTAA
- the cydD gene encoding heme ABC transporter permease/ATP-binding protein CydD — MDKNKQRSLNQWLKAQSKLAKRWLMLAIGLGVLSSVFLVGQAALLATLLHDLIIDHVDKSELIPYFLGLLALIGLRALCSWAREIAGFRCGEEIRIYIRQLIMDKLRELGPAYIKGQPAGTWAALTLEQVENMHDFFARYLPQMALAVMIPVVILVVVFPVNWAAGLIFLFTAPLVPLFMALVGMKAADAGRRNFKALRRLSGHFYDRLQSMTTIRLFDRADAETETMRGASEVFRNRTMDVLRIAFLSSAVLEFFTSIAIALTAVYFGFSFIDKLDFGYYGAGVTLFSGMFILILAPEFYQPLRDLGTFYHAKQLAVGAAESIVEFLEVDVSKVTSGTQALTDTNSVEIIADNLTVFSPEGHQLVGPISFTIGKNHTTALVGPSGAGKTSLINAILGFMPYDGSLTINGIELSDLDHTDWRRYISWVGQNPLLLNGTIRDNVTMGKDISDDQLQAVLESSFAAEFVNYHGLDYAITDRSGGLSVGQAQRLALARSMLQHGSFWLLDEPTASLDARSEQLVMKGLTTHIEKNTALLVTHQLSPLKSVDHILVMDNGQLVQSGDFTTLSQQEDGLFATMLAANQAHQEADKGNLDA; from the coding sequence ATGGATAAGAATAAACAACGTAGCTTAAACCAATGGTTAAAGGCACAAAGCAAACTAGCGAAACGCTGGTTAATGCTCGCCATCGGCCTTGGCGTCTTATCGAGTGTGTTTTTAGTGGGACAGGCCGCACTGTTGGCCACCTTACTGCATGACTTGATCATCGACCACGTCGACAAATCGGAATTAATCCCTTATTTCCTTGGCCTACTCGCCTTAATTGGCTTACGAGCCTTGTGTTCATGGGCCAGAGAAATCGCTGGATTCCGTTGTGGCGAAGAAATTCGCATTTATATCCGTCAACTCATCATGGATAAATTACGAGAGCTAGGGCCAGCCTATATCAAAGGCCAACCGGCCGGAACTTGGGCAGCGCTCACTCTCGAACAAGTCGAGAATATGCATGACTTCTTTGCTCGCTATCTACCTCAAATGGCATTAGCGGTCATGATTCCGGTCGTTATTTTGGTCGTGGTATTCCCGGTTAACTGGGCAGCAGGGTTAATTTTCTTATTTACTGCACCGCTAGTACCACTATTTATGGCTCTCGTCGGCATGAAAGCCGCTGATGCTGGTCGACGTAATTTTAAAGCCCTGCGCCGTTTGTCTGGGCACTTTTACGATCGCTTACAATCAATGACAACCATCCGCTTATTTGATCGTGCCGATGCCGAAACCGAAACCATGCGCGGAGCATCTGAAGTGTTTCGCAACCGCACCATGGACGTGTTACGTATTGCCTTTTTATCATCAGCGGTATTAGAATTCTTTACCTCCATCGCCATCGCATTAACCGCAGTGTACTTTGGTTTTAGCTTTATCGATAAACTCGATTTTGGTTATTACGGGGCCGGTGTAACGCTGTTTTCAGGGATGTTTATTCTGATTCTTGCGCCTGAGTTCTATCAACCACTTCGTGATTTAGGCACCTTTTATCACGCTAAGCAACTTGCGGTTGGCGCAGCAGAAAGTATCGTCGAGTTTCTCGAGGTCGACGTGAGTAAAGTAACCTCTGGCACGCAGGCGTTAACCGATACGAATTCAGTGGAAATCATCGCTGACAACTTAACCGTATTTAGCCCTGAAGGTCATCAATTAGTCGGGCCGATTTCTTTCACGATTGGTAAAAACCATACAACAGCGCTCGTTGGCCCAAGTGGTGCCGGAAAAACTAGCCTGATTAACGCCATTTTAGGCTTTATGCCTTATGACGGCAGCTTAACCATTAATGGTATCGAGTTAAGCGATCTAGACCATACTGATTGGCGTCGTTATATCAGTTGGGTGGGACAAAATCCCCTGCTACTTAATGGCACCATTCGTGACAACGTCACGATGGGTAAGGACATTAGCGACGACCAATTACAGGCGGTACTAGAAAGTAGCTTCGCGGCTGAATTCGTTAACTATCACGGCTTGGATTACGCCATCACTGATCGCTCAGGAGGATTATCTGTTGGACAAGCACAGCGTTTAGCCTTAGCACGCTCGATGCTTCAGCACGGATCTTTTTGGTTACTCGATGAGCCAACGGCAAGCCTTGATGCGCGTAGTGAACAGCTCGTTATGAAAGGCTTAACAACGCACATTGAGAAAAACACCGCGCTATTGGTTACCCACCAATTATCACCATTAAAATCTGTTGATCACATATTAGTCATGGACAATGGTCAGCTGGTACAAAGCGGTGACTTTACTACATTGAGCCAACAAGAAGACGGTTTATTTGCGACCATGCTCGCCGCGAACCAAGCCCACCAAGAAGCTGATAAGGGGAATCTCGATGCGTGA
- the cydC gene encoding heme ABC transporter ATP-binding protein/permease CydC, with protein sequence MRELLPYLKLYKKHWFGLSLGMLLAFLTLAASIGLLTISGWFLSAAAVAGLSVAKETFNFMLPSGFVRGFAMGRTAGRWGERVVSHNATFKLLTDLRIFFFQKLTPLIPGRISNLRDADILNRVVADIDSMDHVYLRLISPVVVGTLGIASITTLVCWFDMRLGLILGGILLTILLTWPIIFYKLGKRNGHELTQNRADFRITMLDWLEGFSELTLFGAEPRYRQAINDAQEKLINNQRINAHISGLAQALLMLANGWTMVLMLWLAADGVGGQPPSPLIALIVFATMACVELLMPIAGAFQYLSQTLASARRLNEVILAEPEVVFPTESAPHSGEYSLDFDNVTFRYSADDRKAVNQVSLSVPAQHKVAIVGQTGSGKSTLMQLLSRYWDTQEGEIRIAGTPLTHWKESDLRAAISVVSQRVDILNGTLRDNLILAKPDASDEELSNTLNRVGLEKLLDAPGFDGWVGDGGRQLSGGEKRRIGIARAILHDGPILLLDEPTEGLDKQTEKNILALFHQHFAGKTVVFITHRLVDLDSMDSICLIEEGEVVEHGSHEDLMAQRGRYFQLNQTL encoded by the coding sequence ATGCGTGAACTACTACCCTATCTGAAACTGTATAAGAAACACTGGTTCGGATTATCGCTCGGCATGCTACTCGCCTTTTTAACGCTCGCAGCGTCGATTGGTCTATTAACGATTTCTGGTTGGTTTTTGTCTGCAGCGGCTGTCGCAGGATTAAGCGTTGCCAAAGAAACCTTTAACTTTATGCTACCAAGTGGCTTTGTCCGTGGTTTTGCTATGGGACGAACGGCTGGTCGTTGGGGTGAACGTGTGGTCAGCCATAATGCCACATTCAAGCTATTAACCGATCTGCGTATTTTCTTCTTCCAAAAACTGACTCCGCTCATCCCTGGGCGCATTTCTAACTTACGTGATGCGGATATTTTAAACCGCGTTGTTGCCGATATCGACAGTATGGATCACGTTTACTTGCGCTTAATAAGCCCTGTCGTGGTAGGCACCTTGGGAATCGCATCAATCACAACATTAGTGTGTTGGTTTGATATGCGTTTAGGCTTAATCCTCGGTGGTATTCTATTAACCATATTGCTGACCTGGCCCATTATCTTTTATAAGTTAGGTAAACGTAATGGTCACGAACTGACGCAAAATCGTGCGGATTTTCGCATTACAATGCTAGATTGGTTGGAAGGCTTCAGTGAATTAACATTATTCGGAGCCGAACCCCGCTACCGCCAGGCCATCAATGATGCACAAGAAAAACTTATCAATAATCAGCGTATTAATGCGCATATTTCAGGCTTAGCTCAGGCTTTATTAATGCTCGCCAACGGCTGGACTATGGTGCTGATGTTGTGGTTAGCGGCCGATGGTGTCGGTGGACAGCCGCCTAGCCCATTGATTGCCTTAATTGTATTTGCCACCATGGCATGTGTTGAACTGCTAATGCCTATTGCCGGTGCTTTCCAATACTTGAGTCAAACGCTTGCATCTGCACGTCGTCTTAACGAAGTGATTCTTGCCGAGCCCGAAGTGGTTTTCCCAACTGAATCGGCGCCCCACTCCGGTGAGTATTCACTAGACTTTGATAACGTAACGTTCCGCTATAGTGCGGATGATCGTAAAGCGGTTAACCAAGTGTCATTATCGGTGCCAGCGCAACATAAAGTCGCCATTGTTGGACAAACTGGTTCGGGTAAGTCTACCTTAATGCAGTTGCTGTCGCGCTATTGGGATACCCAAGAAGGAGAAATCCGTATTGCGGGTACGCCACTGACTCACTGGAAAGAAAGTGATTTACGAGCCGCGATCAGCGTTGTCAGCCAACGAGTCGACATCCTCAATGGCACACTACGTGACAATTTAATCTTAGCTAAACCCGATGCTTCAGATGAAGAATTAAGCAATACCCTTAATCGTGTTGGCTTAGAAAAGCTGCTTGATGCTCCAGGATTTGATGGTTGGGTTGGTGATGGTGGCCGTCAATTATCAGGCGGTGAAAAACGTCGCATTGGTATTGCACGGGCAATTTTACACGACGGGCCTATTTTACTGCTTGACGAACCAACAGAAGGCTTGGATAAACAAACCGAAAAGAATATTCTCGCTCTTTTCCACCAGCACTTCGCAGGAAAAACAGTCGTGTTTATTACCCATCGTTTAGTTGATTTAGACAGCATGGACAGCATCTGTTTAATTGAAGAAGGTGAAGTAGTTGAACATGGAAGTCATGAGGATTTGATGGCTCAGCGCGGTCGATATTTTCAATTGAACCAGACGTTATAA
- the rluB gene encoding 23S rRNA pseudouridine(2605) synthase RluB → MSEKLQKVLARTGHGSRRELEALIRSGRVSVNGKVAVLGERLEDDNAVVRVDGHTVSIKAHEEDVCRVLAYYKPEGELCTRHDPEGRRTVFDRLPKIRGSRWISVGRLDANTSGLLLFTTDGELANRLMHPSRQVEREYLVRVFGDVDEHKIRNLVTGVELEDGKARFEDIVYTGGEGLNHTFYVVINEGRNREVRRLWESQGTTVSRLKRVRYGDIFLEKSLPRGGWMELTLKQVNYLREIVELAPESNTMLDQNKDNTSRKRERSRSQKIRRAVRRHEERVTTPSKGRGGKASEAGGRGRANTDQKQTDSKDNGQRSDKRTPRKPQTGKKQRRTRQ, encoded by the coding sequence ATGAGCGAAAAGTTACAAAAGGTTTTAGCACGTACTGGACACGGTTCTCGCCGAGAGCTTGAGGCCCTGATTAGATCAGGTCGTGTCAGTGTTAATGGCAAGGTAGCTGTACTAGGTGAACGCCTAGAAGATGATAACGCTGTAGTGCGTGTTGATGGCCATACTGTGTCGATTAAAGCGCATGAAGAAGATGTGTGTCGAGTATTGGCGTATTACAAGCCAGAAGGTGAGTTATGTACTCGCCACGACCCTGAAGGTCGTCGAACGGTCTTTGATCGTTTACCAAAAATTCGTGGTTCACGTTGGATCTCTGTAGGTCGTTTGGATGCGAATACATCAGGATTGTTGCTGTTTACTACTGATGGTGAATTGGCGAATCGCTTGATGCATCCAAGCCGTCAAGTAGAACGGGAATACTTAGTTCGTGTTTTTGGTGACGTAGACGAACATAAAATTCGTAACTTGGTAACCGGTGTTGAACTTGAAGATGGCAAAGCGCGTTTTGAAGATATCGTTTACACAGGTGGAGAAGGACTGAACCATACATTTTACGTTGTGATCAATGAAGGTCGTAACCGTGAAGTGCGCCGTTTGTGGGAATCGCAAGGAACGACGGTAAGTCGCCTGAAACGGGTTCGCTATGGTGATATCTTCTTAGAAAAAAGTCTGCCACGTGGCGGATGGATGGAACTGACTCTTAAGCAAGTGAACTACTTGCGTGAAATTGTTGAGCTTGCTCCAGAATCGAATACGATGTTGGATCAAAACAAAGACAATACTTCACGTAAACGTGAGCGTTCTCGTAGCCAAAAGATTCGCCGAGCGGTACGTCGTCATGAAGAGCGTGTGACCACGCCGAGCAAAGGACGTGGTGGCAAAGCCAGTGAAGCGGGTGGCCGTGGTCGAGCAAATACTGATCAAAAACAGACTGACAGTAAAGACAATGGACAGCGTTCAGACAAACGTACACCACGTAAACCGCAGACGGGTAAAAAACAGCGTCGCACGCGTCAATAA
- a CDS encoding L-threonylcarbamoyladenylate synthase, with the protein MSQYFYVHPETPQTRLMNQAVAIIRNGGVVVYPTDSGYALGCQLENKRALERICQIRRLDDKHNFTLLCRDLSELSLYARVDNSAFRLLKNNTPGPYTFIFKGTKEVPRRLMNAKRKTIGIRVPDNVIALELLEALGEPLMSTSLILPGKDTTESDPEDIRAELEHAVDVILNGGIVGEQPTTVINFSDDSIVIDRHGAGDTSPFE; encoded by the coding sequence ATGAGCCAGTATTTTTATGTTCACCCTGAAACCCCACAAACTCGTTTGATGAATCAAGCGGTTGCGATTATTCGTAACGGTGGGGTGGTCGTCTACCCAACCGATTCAGGTTATGCATTGGGTTGCCAGTTAGAAAATAAACGCGCGTTAGAGCGTATTTGTCAGATTCGCCGTTTAGATGACAAGCATAATTTCACGCTGTTATGTCGTGATTTATCTGAGTTATCGCTGTATGCACGAGTCGATAATAGTGCGTTTCGTTTGTTAAAAAACAATACACCAGGTCCTTACACTTTTATTTTTAAAGGGACGAAGGAAGTACCGCGTCGTTTAATGAATGCTAAACGTAAAACCATTGGTATTCGTGTTCCGGATAATGTCATTGCCCTTGAACTCTTAGAAGCATTGGGTGAGCCATTAATGTCGACATCTTTGATTTTACCTGGAAAAGATACGACAGAATCGGACCCAGAAGATATTCGCGCCGAGCTTGAGCACGCAGTTGATGTCATCCTCAATGGGGGCATTGTCGGCGAACAGCCAACAACAGTGATTAACTTTAGCGATGATAGCATTGTCATTGACCGTCATGGTGCGGGGGATACGTCACCGTTTGAGTGA
- the rnm gene encoding RNase RNM, producing MKIDLHSHTTASDGRLTYDALIERSREFDIDVLAITDHDSVDSLKPAQDYIEEKGYPMTLIPGIELSTVWQNKDIHIVGLNIDPQNPQLTRLITEQKARRRARAELIGERLEKVTRPGILEEVQALAGEAEVTRAHFAKWLVDNGYAKTMQKVFKSYMTRNNPGYVPPNWCTIPEAIEAIHAAGGQAVLAHPARYQLTTKWVKRMLETFAQAGGDAMEVAQPQQAPQEKRTLGDYAIQYNLLASQGSDFHYPSPWMELGRNLWLPKGVTPIWETWEASCFPTLS from the coding sequence ATGAAAATAGATCTACATAGCCATACCACTGCATCAGATGGTCGTCTTACTTACGATGCCCTTATTGAACGATCTCGTGAGTTTGATATTGACGTACTGGCCATTACCGATCATGACTCTGTGGATTCATTAAAGCCGGCCCAAGATTATATCGAGGAAAAAGGGTATCCAATGACGCTGATCCCCGGTATTGAATTGTCTACAGTGTGGCAAAACAAAGATATTCATATTGTGGGGTTAAACATTGATCCGCAAAACCCACAGTTAACTCGGTTAATCACAGAGCAAAAAGCCCGCCGTCGAGCTCGTGCTGAATTAATTGGTGAGCGCTTAGAAAAAGTCACTCGCCCAGGGATTTTAGAAGAAGTACAAGCATTGGCTGGGGAGGCAGAAGTCACCCGCGCACATTTCGCTAAATGGCTGGTGGACAATGGTTATGCGAAAACCATGCAAAAAGTGTTTAAGAGCTATATGACCCGTAATAATCCCGGTTATGTACCGCCAAATTGGTGTACTATACCCGAGGCCATTGAGGCTATTCATGCTGCCGGTGGTCAAGCCGTGCTCGCGCATCCAGCGCGCTATCAACTGACCACTAAGTGGGTCAAACGTATGTTGGAAACGTTTGCGCAAGCGGGCGGAGATGCGATGGAAGTCGCGCAACCGCAACAAGCGCCACAAGAAAAGCGCACGTTGGGCGATTATGCGATACAATACAATCTATTAGCTTCTCAAGGCAGCGACTTTCATTATCCATCTCCGTGGATGGAGCTAGGACGCAATTTATGGCTGCCGAAAGGAGTAACTCCAATATGGGAAACATGGGAAGCATCGTGTTTCCCAACATTGTCGTAA
- a CDS encoding Trp operon leader peptide, with protein MLQEFNPLHKVKPTMTPKQSVLWHRWHHILWAEVYASLQKIAH; from the coding sequence ATGTTACAAGAATTTAACCCACTACATAAAGTGAAACCGACAATGACACCAAAACAATCGGTACTTTGGCATCGTTGGCATCACATTTTATGGGCTGAGGTGTACGCATCATTGCAAAAGATTGCACACTGA
- a CDS encoding anthranilate synthase component 1: protein MTTQQSVSLEVMTQVLTYTRNPTTLFHTLCADRSDCLLLESAEVDSKQDLKSLVIIDSALRITCFEHTVTLQALTDNGQRLLNAIADNIPESVTHDFACATHLHLTFVGADDALDEDSRLREHSTFDALRLVQGTVNTDSHDPFALFIGGLFAYDLAANFENVGDVKDTTQCPDYVFYVAETLMVIDHQTQTSYLQGALFNSDSDAHATMQQRLEAMKLTISGQLAPVTAQPLVENCLTTNISDSGFCDIVDSLKQSIVKGDIFQVVPSRRFNLPCPSPLAAYEQLKINNPSPYMFYMQDEHFTLFGASPESALKYSRTTNQVEIYPIAGTRRRGKHHDGSIDPDLDSRIELELRTDKKETAEHMMLVDLARNDVARISKAGTRYVTDLLKVDRYSHVMHLVSRVVGQLRDDLDALHAYQASMNMGTLTGAPKIRAMQLIRDVEQERRGSYGGAVGYLTGQGDMDTCIVIRSAYVQNGIASVQAGAGVVYDSDPQSEADETRTKAQAVICAIQQAHQA from the coding sequence ATGACGACCCAGCAAAGCGTTTCTCTTGAAGTCATGACCCAAGTGCTGACTTATACGCGTAACCCAACGACGCTATTTCACACGCTATGCGCTGATCGCTCTGACTGCCTGCTGCTCGAATCAGCTGAAGTCGATTCAAAACAAGATCTAAAAAGTCTCGTCATCATCGACAGTGCTTTGCGTATTACCTGCTTTGAACATACTGTCACGCTACAAGCACTGACTGACAATGGCCAACGCTTACTGAATGCAATTGCGGACAATATCCCCGAGTCGGTGACGCACGACTTTGCTTGTGCAACTCACTTACACCTTACATTTGTGGGTGCTGATGACGCTTTAGATGAAGATAGCCGTTTGCGTGAACACTCCACCTTTGATGCCCTGCGCTTAGTGCAAGGTACGGTAAATACCGATAGCCATGACCCATTTGCTCTCTTTATCGGCGGACTGTTTGCCTACGATCTTGCGGCTAACTTTGAAAATGTAGGTGATGTAAAAGATACGACTCAATGTCCTGATTATGTCTTTTATGTAGCAGAAACATTGATGGTTATTGACCATCAAACCCAAACCTCTTATTTACAAGGTGCACTCTTCAATAGTGATAGTGACGCACACGCCACAATGCAACAGCGCCTAGAAGCAATGAAACTTACCATTTCCGGTCAATTAGCTCCGGTAACCGCTCAACCGCTGGTCGAAAACTGCCTGACTACCAATATCAGCGACAGCGGGTTTTGTGACATTGTTGATTCATTAAAGCAGTCGATTGTAAAAGGCGATATTTTTCAAGTGGTGCCATCTCGTCGCTTTAACTTACCATGTCCGTCACCACTCGCCGCTTACGAGCAATTGAAGATCAACAACCCCAGTCCTTATATGTTCTATATGCAAGATGAACATTTCACATTATTTGGGGCGTCACCGGAGAGTGCCTTGAAATACTCGCGCACGACCAATCAAGTTGAGATCTATCCGATTGCCGGAACTCGTCGTCGCGGTAAACATCATGATGGAAGCATCGACCCTGATTTGGACAGCCGGATTGAATTAGAACTGCGTACAGATAAAAAAGAAACCGCAGAACACATGATGTTAGTCGATTTAGCCCGTAATGATGTGGCGCGCATTTCTAAAGCTGGCACGCGTTATGTTACCGACTTACTCAAAGTGGATCGCTACAGCCATGTCATGCACTTGGTCTCTCGTGTAGTCGGCCAACTGCGCGATGATCTGGATGCACTGCATGCCTATCAAGCCAGTATGAACATGGGCACACTCACTGGCGCTCCTAAAATCCGCGCGATGCAATTGATTCGCGACGTAGAGCAAGAGCGGCGTGGTAGCTATGGCGGAGCGGTAGGCTATCTTACCGGCCAAGGCGACATGGACACTTGTATCGTTATTCGCTCCGCTTATGTACAAAATGGTATTGCCTCCGTACAAGCTGGCGCAGGCGTTGTCTACGACTCTGACCCTCAGTCAGAGGCGGACGAAACGCGTACTAAAGCGCAAGCGGTCATTTGTGCCATTCAACAAGCGCATCAAGCATAA